A section of the Roseovarius sp. W115 genome encodes:
- a CDS encoding D-amino acid aminotransferase: MSDQVTTHQAAEDVRNESVLIWLNGKVVPKSEALVSVYDSGFMLGDGVWEGLRLYNGVWAFADEHLDRLFEAAKAIDLNIGMSRADVFQALVDTQNANNMVTDAHARLMVTRGVKTRPFQHPSLSQQGPTITIIMEHSTPKLPRPITLATVPHIRGLPMSQDPKLNSHSKLNCVLACIAAEKAGADEGLMLDVNGFVNTTNACNFFIVRKGEVLTSTGDYCMNGITRAKVIELCRSNGIPVFEKNYSLVETYSADEAFLTGTFGAQTPVGQIDGRMIGDGKLGPVTQKIQLLYKDLIARVTA; the protein is encoded by the coding sequence ATGAGCGATCAAGTCACGACCCATCAGGCGGCAGAAGACGTGCGAAATGAATCTGTTCTGATTTGGTTGAACGGTAAGGTTGTTCCAAAGTCAGAAGCTTTGGTCAGCGTCTATGACAGCGGTTTCATGCTTGGTGACGGCGTTTGGGAAGGTCTGCGGCTCTACAACGGCGTTTGGGCGTTTGCTGACGAGCATCTTGATCGCCTTTTTGAGGCTGCCAAGGCAATCGATCTCAATATTGGTATGAGCCGTGCCGATGTATTTCAAGCGCTTGTTGATACGCAGAATGCCAACAACATGGTGACGGATGCTCATGCACGATTGATGGTGACCCGAGGTGTAAAAACACGTCCCTTTCAACACCCTTCCTTGTCTCAACAGGGGCCGACCATCACGATCATCATGGAGCATTCCACACCCAAACTTCCACGACCTATTACGCTTGCAACGGTGCCGCATATTCGTGGTTTGCCGATGTCCCAAGACCCCAAGCTGAATTCACATTCCAAATTGAACTGTGTGTTGGCCTGTATTGCGGCTGAGAAGGCTGGCGCAGACGAAGGGCTGATGCTGGATGTGAATGGGTTTGTGAACACGACGAACGCGTGCAACTTTTTCATTGTGCGAAAAGGCGAAGTTTTGACCTCGACGGGTGACTACTGCATGAACGGGATTACACGCGCCAAGGTTATCGAGCTGTGCCGTTCCAATGGCATTCCGGTTTTCGAAAAGAACTACTCTTTGGTTGAAACATACAGTGCCGATGAGGCTTTCCTTACTGGGACATTCGGAGCGCAAACACCCGTTGGGCAGATCGATGGACGGATGATAGGTGACGGTAAATTGGGGCCGGTCACTCAAAAGATTCAATTGCTTTACAAGGATCTGATTGCCAGGGTTACGGCCTGA
- a CDS encoding NUDIX hydrolase yields MRRFGHPPKANVKYISRPGAYAILPRQGKLLLTYQEEPEPEFQLPGGGIDPGESPVAALHREVFEETGWKIDKPRRLGAFRRFVYMPEYDMWANKVCVVYLALPVLQLGPPSELGHIAIWADPEIAATSVANPGDRFFVRQVLRSL; encoded by the coding sequence GTGAGACGATTTGGTCATCCACCCAAAGCAAATGTAAAATACATCTCACGACCTGGCGCTTACGCAATCCTTCCCAGGCAAGGTAAGCTGCTTTTGACATATCAAGAAGAGCCTGAGCCCGAGTTTCAGTTGCCCGGCGGGGGAATAGATCCAGGAGAATCTCCTGTTGCGGCGCTGCATCGCGAGGTTTTCGAAGAAACGGGATGGAAGATTGACAAGCCAAGACGCCTGGGCGCGTTCCGTCGTTTTGTCTACATGCCGGAATACGATATGTGGGCCAACAAAGTATGTGTCGTCTACTTGGCCCTGCCTGTGCTCCAACTTGGCCCACCCTCTGAACTTGGACATATAGCGATCTGGGCAGATCCGGAAATTGCCGCAACCTCAGTCGCGAACCCCGGTGATCGTTTTTTTGTCAGGCAAGTATTGCGGTCTCTGTGA
- a CDS encoding Hsp33 family molecular chaperone HslO, producing MTFGQKIAWDDTVLPFQLDQSDIRGRVARLDGVLDEILKQHDYPAKVEALIAEMTLLTALIGQTIKLRWKLSLQVQSKGPVRMIATDYFAPSREGEPAKIRAYASFDSDRINAANPFDQIGEGYFAVLIDQGKDTAPYQGITPIAGGSLSACAEAYFAQSEQLPTRFALSFGQSTEAGTDEHWRAGGVMLQHMPKASPFAKDGATGEQGLLIATDIIDGDDKENWNRVNLLLDTVDDLELVGPSVSPTDLLVRLFHEETPRVFDTQSVQFGCTCSEERVRNSLSIYSAKDLEKMTTSEGLVTADCQFCGAQYVLEPKTLGLEAKAGGGDNA from the coding sequence ATGACTTTTGGACAAAAAATAGCATGGGACGATACTGTCCTTCCGTTTCAGCTTGATCAATCCGATATCAGAGGTCGGGTCGCGCGATTGGACGGTGTGCTTGATGAGATTTTGAAACAACACGACTATCCTGCGAAAGTCGAAGCCTTGATTGCTGAGATGACGCTTTTAACGGCTTTGATTGGCCAAACGATCAAACTTCGTTGGAAGCTTTCTCTTCAGGTTCAATCCAAAGGGCCGGTGCGTATGATCGCAACGGACTATTTCGCGCCAAGTCGGGAGGGAGAACCAGCCAAGATTCGAGCCTATGCCAGTTTTGACAGCGATAGGATCAACGCGGCAAACCCCTTTGACCAGATAGGTGAGGGATATTTTGCTGTTTTGATCGACCAAGGCAAAGACACGGCACCGTATCAAGGAATTACACCAATTGCTGGCGGCAGTCTGAGCGCCTGCGCAGAAGCGTATTTTGCGCAGTCAGAGCAGCTTCCGACAAGGTTTGCTTTGAGTTTTGGCCAATCAACAGAAGCTGGCACAGACGAACACTGGCGCGCCGGTGGCGTAATGCTGCAACACATGCCCAAAGCGTCACCATTCGCCAAAGACGGCGCGACGGGTGAGCAAGGATTGTTGATTGCGACAGATATCATTGATGGTGATGACAAGGAAAACTGGAACCGGGTCAATCTTCTGCTGGATACGGTTGATGATCTTGAGTTGGTTGGCCCCTCTGTCTCACCAACAGATTTACTGGTGCGATTGTTCCATGAGGAAACGCCGCGCGTGTTTGATACGCAGTCGGTGCAGTTCGGGTGTACTTGCTCAGAGGAAAGGGTTCGTAACAGTCTCTCTATATACTCGGCAAAAGACCTGGAGAAAATGACGACATCCGAGGGATTGGTTACAGCAGATTGTCAGTTTTGTGGGGCTCAATACGTTTTGGAGCCGAAGACATTGGGGCTAGAGGCAAAGGCGGGTGGTGGTGACAACGCATGA
- the msrA gene encoding peptide-methionine (S)-S-oxide reductase MsrA: MKHLSNVKATALAILIGIAFTLNTGQARAAGTEVLTVAGGCFWCVEADFESVEGVKEVISGFTGGTVANPTYKQVTRGGTGHYEAVQILFDPNKVSRETLLAKFLRSVDPTDAGGQFCDRGESYRTAIFVADSGEKNAAEKAIANAQSELGQKIVTPVLGISKFYPADASHQDYYKGSKIILTRFGPKKQSKAYKAYRQACGRDARVKQLWGNKAAFAGS; this comes from the coding sequence ATGAAACATCTGAGCAATGTCAAAGCAACGGCACTCGCGATCCTGATTGGAATCGCCTTCACGCTGAACACAGGTCAAGCGCGCGCTGCAGGTACTGAAGTTCTGACAGTGGCGGGTGGATGCTTTTGGTGCGTTGAAGCTGATTTTGAGTCTGTTGAAGGCGTTAAAGAAGTCATCTCCGGCTTTACCGGCGGAACGGTTGCAAACCCGACCTACAAACAAGTCACCCGAGGGGGTACAGGCCATTACGAGGCTGTTCAAATTCTGTTTGATCCGAACAAAGTCTCTCGCGAGACCCTGTTGGCCAAATTCCTCCGCTCAGTCGATCCCACGGATGCCGGCGGGCAGTTTTGTGACAGGGGCGAAAGCTATCGGACGGCTATTTTTGTAGCTGATTCCGGCGAAAAGAACGCGGCAGAGAAAGCGATTGCAAACGCGCAATCAGAACTTGGGCAAAAAATCGTTACACCTGTTCTTGGGATATCCAAGTTTTATCCTGCTGATGCCTCGCACCAAGATTATTACAAAGGGTCCAAAATCATTTTGACTCGGTTCGGACCCAAGAAACAATCCAAGGCCTACAAAGCATATCGCCAGGCCTGCGGACGAGACGCACGTGTAAAGCAACTTTGGGGTAACAAGGCCGCGTTTGCTGGCTCCTAA
- a CDS encoding PP2C family protein-serine/threonine phosphatase codes for MAQLAPGAEPNLAIQTVLIVDDSRLQRRIVSALLSKWGLDVYEAASGAEALDICKRVDPDLIVSDWMMPEMNGLTFCQKFRDLPRDSYGYFILLTSKGEKDDIALGLDAGADDFLTKPVNAAELRARILAGDRIVGMQKELSEKNRLVQSTLCELQKLYDSLDSDLLEAKKLQQSLVSERYRDFGNARVSLLLQSSGHVGGDLVGVFPIDENQVGLYSIDVSGHGISSALMTARLAGYLSATSLDQNVALVLNKNGTYSARPPAETVADLNRMFLNEIETEHYFTLLLAHVDLGRGIVTMSQAGHPYPSVQRVNGRVELVGTGGLPVGLIDGATYEEFEVKLEPGDRLFIHSDGVDECASPDGTLLGHGGVKKGLISLKDMHGMAFIEAFIWNLSNHAKKDEFEDDVSAVLLEFTETAILA; via the coding sequence ATTGCCCAGCTGGCGCCAGGCGCTGAACCCAATTTGGCGATACAAACGGTGCTCATTGTCGATGACAGCCGCCTGCAAAGGCGGATTGTTTCGGCGTTGTTATCGAAATGGGGCCTTGACGTTTATGAGGCGGCATCAGGTGCCGAGGCGCTCGATATCTGCAAGCGTGTCGACCCGGACTTGATTGTGAGTGACTGGATGATGCCCGAGATGAATGGTCTCACATTCTGTCAAAAGTTCAGGGATTTGCCGAGAGACAGTTATGGGTACTTCATCCTTCTGACGTCGAAAGGCGAGAAAGATGATATTGCGCTGGGCTTGGATGCAGGGGCGGATGATTTTCTGACCAAGCCTGTAAATGCCGCCGAACTTCGTGCGAGAATCCTGGCCGGGGATCGCATTGTCGGCATGCAAAAGGAACTTTCGGAGAAAAACCGGCTTGTGCAGTCGACTTTGTGTGAATTGCAAAAGCTTTACGATTCTCTGGATAGCGATCTTCTAGAGGCGAAAAAACTTCAACAATCCTTGGTTAGCGAGCGTTACCGAGATTTTGGAAATGCGCGCGTGTCGTTATTGCTGCAGTCTTCTGGGCATGTTGGTGGCGATCTCGTGGGTGTTTTTCCAATCGATGAAAATCAGGTTGGCCTCTATTCAATCGATGTTTCGGGTCATGGGATCAGCTCGGCTTTGATGACGGCGCGATTGGCGGGCTATTTATCCGCGACATCATTGGATCAAAACGTAGCTTTGGTTCTTAACAAAAACGGAACCTATTCGGCGCGGCCACCCGCAGAGACAGTGGCGGATCTAAACCGCATGTTTTTGAATGAAATTGAGACTGAACACTATTTCACGTTGCTTCTGGCGCATGTCGATTTGGGTCGTGGCATAGTTACAATGTCTCAGGCAGGACATCCTTATCCTTCTGTTCAGCGCGTCAATGGACGCGTTGAGCTAGTGGGTACAGGTGGATTGCCAGTCGGTTTAATTGACGGGGCCACCTACGAAGAGTTTGAGGTGAAACTCGAACCCGGCGACCGTTTATTTATTCATTCTGACGGCGTTGATGAATGTGCATCACCTGATGGCACCCTGCTAGGTCATGGAGGTGTCAAGAAAGGCCTGATATCTTTGAAGGACATGCATGGCATGGCTTTTATAGAGGCATTTATCTGGAATTTGTCAAACCATGCCAAGAAGGATGAATTTGAGGATGATGTGTCCGCTGTTCTTCTAGAGTTCACAGAGACCGCAATACTTGCCTGA
- a CDS encoding ribokinase translates to MIYNLGSINLDYFYSVPRLPVAGETLATKEFSMGLGGKGANMSVAVARAGGEVHHIGSVGEDGIWAIDYLKRAGVDVSNIHSLQATTGHAVIFRDDDGENLIVIHQGANSMQDKDRIAAALLNARPGDILLLQNETNLQAFAAELGHGSGMKVAYAAAPFDVNALKEVLPYIQILVLNELEMAQLREQTGNRPEALGVDVVIVTKGSDGCVLYSKELGEKHVPAFPVNPLDTTGAGDTFTGYFLAHLDLGSSIEEAVLGANAAAAVMVTKKGTADAIPFALDVEKFLG, encoded by the coding sequence ATGATCTACAATCTCGGATCGATCAATCTTGACTACTTTTATTCGGTGCCGAGATTGCCAGTTGCTGGTGAAACACTTGCAACCAAGGAATTCAGCATGGGCCTGGGTGGCAAAGGCGCAAACATGTCGGTTGCGGTTGCGCGAGCAGGCGGCGAAGTTCACCATATTGGAAGTGTAGGCGAAGACGGTATCTGGGCCATTGATTACCTAAAACGAGCGGGTGTTGATGTTTCAAATATTCACTCGCTTCAGGCAACGACCGGGCACGCAGTTATCTTTCGCGATGATGATGGGGAGAACTTGATCGTCATACACCAGGGTGCCAACTCAATGCAGGACAAGGATCGGATCGCTGCTGCGTTGTTGAATGCTCGGCCTGGGGACATTTTGCTCTTGCAGAATGAAACCAATCTACAGGCATTTGCCGCGGAACTGGGACATGGATCGGGGATGAAGGTGGCCTACGCGGCTGCACCATTTGATGTAAATGCGTTGAAGGAAGTTCTTCCATATATTCAAATACTTGTCTTGAATGAATTGGAGATGGCGCAGCTTCGCGAGCAGACAGGTAACAGGCCGGAAGCGCTGGGCGTTGACGTCGTCATTGTGACTAAGGGTTCGGACGGGTGCGTGCTTTATTCCAAGGAGCTGGGTGAAAAACATGTTCCTGCCTTTCCGGTGAACCCCTTGGATACAACGGGTGCAGGCGATACGTTTACTGGGTACTTTCTCGCCCATCTTGATCTCGGTAGCAGTATTGAAGAAGCTGTTCTTGGAGCGAATGCAGCTGCGGCTGTTATGGTCACAAAAAAGGGGACAGCTGATGCCATCCCCTTTGCCTTGGACGTTGAGAAGTTCTTGGGTTAG
- a CDS encoding HAD family hydrolase, with protein MWSGPRNLSTAMMYAFASRSDTSVIDEPFYAAYLKATGLKHPMTKEILASQPVDPNTVVDTLLGPTPEDRSVFYQKHMTQHMIDGMPRGWMRSMRNVFLIRHPARVVASFSAKYENPTVDDLGFAQQLELFRQVSDLGEQPLVVDSTDIRRDPETMLRRLCRGLELAWDPAMLSWKSGGHPADGVWAQHWYGAVHASTGFAKAEGALPQLSDAAQALVDQVMPAYEELQGHKISMN; from the coding sequence ATGTGGTCTGGACCGCGGAATCTTTCGACCGCGATGATGTATGCTTTTGCGTCCAGATCGGACACGTCTGTGATCGATGAGCCCTTCTATGCGGCATATCTTAAAGCGACAGGTTTGAAGCATCCGATGACAAAAGAGATTCTGGCATCGCAGCCCGTTGATCCGAACACTGTGGTGGACACCTTGTTGGGTCCGACACCAGAAGACCGGTCTGTATTTTATCAAAAACATATGACACAGCACATGATCGACGGGATGCCGCGCGGATGGATGAGGTCTATGAGAAACGTTTTTCTCATTCGGCACCCCGCGCGTGTGGTGGCAAGCTTTTCTGCGAAGTATGAAAACCCAACAGTGGATGACTTGGGGTTTGCTCAGCAGCTTGAGTTGTTTCGTCAGGTTTCCGATTTGGGCGAGCAGCCTTTGGTTGTTGATAGCACGGATATTCGGCGTGATCCTGAAACGATGCTTCGCCGTTTGTGCCGTGGTCTTGAACTGGCCTGGGATCCTGCGATGCTTAGCTGGAAATCAGGGGGCCATCCAGCTGATGGTGTCTGGGCGCAGCATTGGTATGGCGCGGTTCATGCCTCAACGGGTTTTGCGAAGGCTGAAGGTGCGCTGCCCCAACTATCTGATGCCGCGCAGGCTCTCGTGGATCAGGTGATGCCAGCCTATGAAGAGCTTCAAGGCCATAAAATTAGTATGAATTGA
- a CDS encoding Hpt domain-containing protein gives MIDWTRVARLREEIGADDFSEVIEVFLEEVEGEIAPLRQPCEPSQLEAVLHFLKGSALNLGFETFAELCADGESKAAEGHVAEIDLHAILKSYSNSKVLFLDALEHRF, from the coding sequence ATGATCGATTGGACCCGTGTAGCTCGGCTTCGTGAGGAAATCGGAGCAGATGATTTTTCAGAAGTTATCGAGGTTTTTCTGGAAGAAGTAGAAGGCGAGATAGCGCCACTACGCCAACCATGTGAGCCAAGCCAATTGGAGGCTGTTTTGCATTTCCTAAAGGGAAGCGCGCTTAATCTGGGGTTTGAGACATTTGCAGAGCTTTGCGCTGATGGTGAGTCCAAGGCCGCCGAAGGACACGTAGCAGAGATCGACCTCCATGCCATTTTAAAGAGCTACTCCAATTCAAAAGTTCTTTTCTTAGACGCGCTAGAACATCGCTTTTGA
- a CDS encoding CCA tRNA nucleotidyltransferase produces MKITGEWIESPATQSVCTALEENGYQALFVGGCVRNALLGVPIQDIDIATDAKPQQVLEVFEQKRFKTAPTGIEHGTVTVVSGGTPFEITTFRKDVETDGRRAVVNFSNNVETDAKRRDFTINAIYARPDGEVLDPLHGMPDIEARRVRFIEDPETRIREDYLRILRFFRFHASYGDASRGLDPEGLAACARLHSGIETLSRERVGSEMRKLLATRDPTESVMAMAHAGVLDAVIEDANDTALARLIDVESQMDIVHDAMRRLAALGGEDVPERLRLSRKDARTLEILSRETSNKKPASELGYRLGEKLGIDVLALSAARLGGFVQDKDLVAVRIGSAVEFPIKSSDLKPFFQGKELGDQLRKLEDIWIASDFQLSKEQLLRRMS; encoded by the coding sequence ATGAAGATTACTGGGGAATGGATTGAGTCACCTGCGACACAATCCGTGTGTACAGCCCTCGAAGAAAATGGGTATCAGGCGCTGTTTGTCGGGGGTTGCGTACGAAATGCACTTCTTGGTGTGCCTATTCAAGATATCGACATCGCCACAGATGCAAAACCCCAGCAGGTGCTAGAAGTATTTGAACAAAAAAGGTTCAAGACAGCCCCGACCGGAATTGAACACGGTACCGTAACGGTGGTCTCAGGGGGAACGCCGTTTGAAATCACCACGTTTCGTAAAGACGTAGAAACAGATGGGCGACGCGCCGTTGTCAATTTCTCAAACAATGTTGAGACTGACGCGAAGCGCAGAGACTTCACTATAAACGCAATTTACGCTCGCCCGGATGGAGAAGTTCTGGATCCGCTGCATGGTATGCCGGATATTGAAGCGCGGCGAGTCCGGTTCATCGAAGATCCAGAAACCCGCATTCGCGAAGACTATCTTCGGATTTTGAGGTTTTTTCGCTTTCATGCGAGCTATGGCGATGCAAGCCGAGGTTTGGACCCAGAGGGCCTCGCGGCATGTGCGCGACTGCATTCTGGGATCGAGACGCTTTCAAGGGAGCGCGTCGGTTCGGAAATGCGAAAACTTCTGGCGACAAGAGACCCAACTGAGAGCGTCATGGCCATGGCGCATGCTGGTGTACTAGACGCTGTGATCGAGGATGCGAATGATACAGCGCTTGCCCGCCTGATCGACGTAGAATCCCAGATGGATATTGTGCACGATGCCATGAGGCGCCTTGCAGCGCTGGGTGGAGAAGATGTGCCGGAGAGATTGCGCCTGAGCCGAAAAGACGCTCGAACTTTGGAGATTTTGAGCCGAGAAACTTCGAATAAAAAACCTGCATCGGAACTTGGATATCGACTTGGCGAGAAGCTTGGTATTGATGTCCTGGCTCTTTCCGCGGCCCGTCTTGGGGGGTTTGTTCAAGACAAGGATCTGGTGGCGGTGCGCATAGGTTCCGCAGTTGAGTTTCCAATCAAGTCTTCGGATCTGAAGCCATTTTTTCAAGGTAAGGAGCTTGGGGATCAGCTTCGTAAGCTTGAAGACATTTGGATCGCATCGGATTTTCAGCTTAGCAAGGAACAGCTTTTGCGGCGCATGTCATAA
- a CDS encoding CoA pyrophosphatase, with translation MTTHEALTPLTQALARPLAPSSDYDLNPDTVLPEGRKLRLAGVLVAVELTEYGPHVWLTKRSSALKHHPGQVAFPGGKKDDEDRDIVATALREASEEIGLPSEHVDILGQWSSHETVTGFQVTPVIGHVTKPFEPKAEAGEVDEIFTVPLAHFLNRNSFRVESRRWRGQRRYYYCAPYGPYYVWGATARILRAISDAACLE, from the coding sequence GTGACAACGCATGAAGCCTTGACGCCTTTGACCCAAGCTTTGGCACGACCTTTGGCGCCTTCTTCGGACTATGATCTGAATCCTGATACTGTCTTGCCAGAAGGTCGCAAACTGCGGCTTGCCGGTGTGTTGGTGGCCGTAGAGCTGACCGAATATGGACCACATGTTTGGCTTACCAAACGTTCTTCGGCCCTGAAGCATCATCCGGGACAGGTGGCTTTTCCGGGCGGCAAGAAAGATGACGAAGATCGCGATATCGTCGCCACTGCTTTGCGCGAAGCGTCTGAAGAGATTGGCCTCCCTTCTGAGCATGTGGACATCTTGGGTCAGTGGTCATCACATGAAACCGTCACCGGGTTTCAGGTGACGCCGGTGATTGGGCACGTCACCAAACCATTTGAACCAAAAGCTGAAGCTGGTGAAGTAGACGAAATCTTTACCGTGCCTCTGGCACATTTTTTGAACCGTAACAGTTTTCGGGTAGAGTCTCGTCGCTGGCGCGGTCAACGGCGCTATTACTATTGCGCCCCTTATGGCCCTTATTATGTTTGGGGTGCGACGGCGCGGATACTGCGCGCCATATCAGATGCGGCATGTTTGGAATGA
- a CDS encoding argininosuccinate synthase, with product MSAPKKVVLAYSGGLDTSIILKWLQTEYGCEVVTFTADLGQGEELEPARQKAELLGIKPENIYIEDIREEFVRGFVFPMFRANAVYEGLYLLGTSIARPLISKRLVEIAAETGADAVAHGATGKGNDQVRFELAAYALNPDIKVIAPWRIWDLSSRTKLIDFAEQNQIPIAKDKRGEAPFSVDANLLHTSSEGKVLEDPAQMAPDYVYQRTVHPEDAPDTPEYIEVGFKKGDAISINDEHLSPAQLLTRLNELGGKHGIGRLDLVEGRFVGMKSRGIYETPGGTLLLEAHRGIEQITLDRGAAHLKDELMPRYAELIYNGFWYSPEREMLQAAIDHSQQHVTGTVRLKLYKGSVRTVGRWSDHSLYSEAHVTFEEDAGAYDQKDAAGFIQLNALRLKLLAARDRRLKN from the coding sequence ATGTCTGCGCCCAAAAAAGTTGTTCTCGCCTATTCGGGCGGCCTGGACACATCCATCATTTTGAAATGGCTTCAAACGGAATACGGATGTGAAGTTGTAACTTTCACAGCTGACCTTGGCCAAGGTGAAGAGCTTGAACCAGCACGTCAAAAAGCCGAGCTTTTGGGTATCAAGCCAGAAAACATCTACATCGAAGACATCCGTGAAGAATTCGTCCGCGGCTTCGTTTTCCCAATGTTCCGTGCCAATGCCGTCTATGAGGGCTTGTATCTTTTGGGCACGTCTATAGCGCGACCTCTCATTTCAAAGCGTCTGGTGGAGATTGCCGCCGAAACCGGCGCGGATGCCGTCGCCCACGGTGCGACTGGCAAAGGCAACGATCAGGTTCGGTTCGAACTTGCCGCCTACGCTCTTAACCCAGACATCAAGGTTATCGCCCCATGGCGTATTTGGGATCTGTCGAGCCGCACCAAACTCATCGACTTTGCAGAACAAAATCAAATTCCCATTGCCAAGGACAAACGAGGCGAAGCGCCATTTTCCGTCGATGCCAACCTGTTGCACACATCCAGCGAAGGCAAAGTTCTCGAAGACCCTGCACAAATGGCACCCGACTATGTCTATCAGCGTACGGTTCATCCAGAGGATGCACCCGATACGCCCGAGTACATTGAGGTCGGTTTCAAAAAGGGTGACGCCATCAGCATCAATGATGAACACCTAAGCCCAGCGCAACTTTTGACTCGCCTCAATGAACTGGGCGGCAAGCATGGAATAGGGCGACTTGATCTGGTTGAAGGGCGCTTTGTCGGCATGAAAAGCCGCGGCATTTATGAAACGCCGGGCGGTACACTGCTCTTGGAGGCACATCGGGGCATCGAACAGATCACACTCGACAGGGGTGCCGCGCATCTCAAAGACGAACTCATGCCGCGCTATGCCGAGCTGATCTACAATGGGTTCTGGTACAGCCCGGAACGCGAAATGCTACAAGCAGCTATTGATCATTCACAGCAGCACGTGACCGGTACTGTTCGGCTGAAACTCTACAAAGGATCTGTTCGAACCGTTGGACGTTGGTCTGATCACTCGCTCTATTCCGAGGCACATGTCACCTTTGAAGAAGACGCGGGCGCTTATGATCAAAAAGACGCGGCAGGGTTCATTCAGCTGAACGCGCTTCGTCTGAAACTTTTGGCCGCTCGGGATCGTCGTCTGAAAAACTAG